One Suricata suricatta isolate VVHF042 chromosome X, meerkat_22Aug2017_6uvM2_HiC, whole genome shotgun sequence genomic region harbors:
- the MOSPD2 gene encoding motile sperm domain-containing protein 2 isoform X2, whose amino-acid sequence MAECPTQNKAKLISETRRRFETDYVTEKSDKYDPRDVERLQQDDNWIENYLFWRHNNVDETLKMLDESFQWRKEMSVNDLTESSIPRWLLEIGGIYLHGYDKEGNKLFWIRVKYHIKDHKTTLDKKKLIAFWLERYAKRENGKPVTVMFDLSETGINNIDMDFVRFIINCFKVYYPKYLSKMVIFDMPWIMNAAFKIVKSWLGPEAVSLLKFTSKNEVQDYVSVEYLPPHMGGTDPFKYSYPPLVDDDFQTPLCENGPIASEDEASSKEDLESDGKETLETICSEEQTALLKKINITEHTSKAEENEKVDSKMKAFKKPLSVFKGPLLHISPAEELYFGSTESGEKKTLIVLTNVTKNIVAFKVRTTAPEKYRVKPSNSSCDPGASVDIVVSPHGGLTVSAQDRFLIMAAEMEQSSGTGPAELTQFWKEVPRNKVMEHRLRCHIVESSKPTTLTLKDSAFNMSDKTSEDLYLQLNRLLESNRKLEDHVQRCIWFQQLLLSLTMLSLALVISFFYLLYT is encoded by the exons AGAAATCAGATAAATATGATCCACGTGATGTTGAAAGGCTACAACAAGATGATAACTGGAttgaaaattacttattttggagGCATAATAATGTCGATGAAACACTGAAGATGCTTGATGAGAGTTTTCAGTGGAGGAAAGAAATGTCTGTCAACG ACCTCACTGAATCCTCCATTCCCAGATGGTTATTGGAAATAGGTGGTATTTATCTGCACGgttatgacaaagaaggcaacAAGTTGT TCTGGATCAGGGTGAAGTATCACATAAAAGACCATAAAACCACGTTGGACAAAAAGAAGCTTATCGCATTCTGGTTGGAACGTTATGCTAAGAGAGAAAACGGGAAACCTGTAACAGTGATGTTTGACCTGTCAGAAACTGGAATAAATAACATA GACATGGACTTTGTGCGCTTTATCATCAACTGCTTTAAGGTTTATTACCCTAAATACCTCT caAAAATGGTGATCTTTGATATGCCTTGGATAATGAATG CTGCTTTCAAAATTGTGAAATCCTGGCTTGGCCCAGAAGCAGTGAGCTTGTTGAAGTTTACCAGTAAGAATGAAGTCCAAGACTACGTCAGTGTGGAGTACCTGCCCCCGCACATGGGTGGGACT GACCCTTTCAAGTACAGCTACCCACCACTAGTAGACGATGACTTCCAGACACCGCTGTGTGAAAATGGGCCCATTGCCAGTGAAGACGAAGCTTCCAGTAAAGAAGATCTAGAAAGTGATGGCAAAGAAACCTTGGAAACGATTTGCAGTGAAGAACAAACAGCTCTCCTAAAAAAG ATTAACATAACCGAACATACTTCCAAAGCAGAGGAGAATGAAAAGGTTGATTCCAAAATGAAAGCTTTCAAGAAACCATTGAGTGTGTTTAAAGGGCCCTTACTACACATCAG CCCAGCAGAAGAACTGTATTTTGGAAGTACAGAATCTGGAGAGAAGAAGACTTTAATAGTGTTGACAAATGTAACGAAAAACATCGTGGCATTTAAG GTGAGAACAACTGCCCCCGAAAAGTACAGAGTCAAGCCAAGCAACAGCAGTTGTGACCCTGGGGCTTCCGTTGATATAGTCGTGTCTCCCCACGGAG GTTTAACAGTCTCTGCCCAAGACCGTTTTCTGATAATGGCTGCAGAAATGGAACAGTCCTCTGGCACGGGCCCAGCAGAATTGACTCAGTTCTGGAAAGAAGTTCCCAGAAACAAAGTGATGGAGCATAG gTTAAGATGCCATATTGTTGAGAGCAGTAAACCAACCACCCTGACCTTGAAAGACAGTGCTTTTAACATGTCAGATAAAACCAGTGAGGATCTCTATCTACAA cTCAATCGTTTACTAGAAAGCAATAGGAAGCTTGAAGACCACGTTCAGCGTTGTATCTGGTTCCAGCAGCTGCTGCTCTCCTTAACAATGCTGTCGCTTGCTTTGGtcatctctttcttctacttGTTGTACACTTAA
- the MOSPD2 gene encoding motile sperm domain-containing protein 2 isoform X3, producing MKLWKMVELGPVEKVIQVDKIELRNCSEKARGMLGKPWEVRFHELQGEKSDKYDPRDVERLQQDDNWIENYLFWRHNNVDETLKMLDESFQWRKEMSVNDLTESSIPRWLLEIGGIYLHGYDKEGNKLFWIRVKYHIKDHKTTLDKKKLIAFWLERYAKRENGKPVTVMFDLSETGINNIDMDFVRFIINCFKVYYPKYLSKMVIFDMPWIMNAAFKIVKSWLGPEAVSLLKFTSKNEVQDYVSVEYLPPHMGGTDPFKYSYPPLVDDDFQTPLCENGPIASEDEASSKEDLESDGKETLETICSEEQTALLKKINITEHTSKAEENEKVDSKMKAFKKPLSVFKGPLLHISPAEELYFGSTESGEKKTLIVLTNVTKNIVAFKVRTTAPEKYRVKPSNSSCDPGASVDIVVSPHGGLTVSAQDRFLIMAAEMEQSSGTGPAELTQFWKEVPRNKVMEHRLRCHIVESSKPTTLTLKDSAFNMSDKTSEDLYLQFANSSRESDVSTP from the exons AGAAATCAGATAAATATGATCCACGTGATGTTGAAAGGCTACAACAAGATGATAACTGGAttgaaaattacttattttggagGCATAATAATGTCGATGAAACACTGAAGATGCTTGATGAGAGTTTTCAGTGGAGGAAAGAAATGTCTGTCAACG ACCTCACTGAATCCTCCATTCCCAGATGGTTATTGGAAATAGGTGGTATTTATCTGCACGgttatgacaaagaaggcaacAAGTTGT TCTGGATCAGGGTGAAGTATCACATAAAAGACCATAAAACCACGTTGGACAAAAAGAAGCTTATCGCATTCTGGTTGGAACGTTATGCTAAGAGAGAAAACGGGAAACCTGTAACAGTGATGTTTGACCTGTCAGAAACTGGAATAAATAACATA GACATGGACTTTGTGCGCTTTATCATCAACTGCTTTAAGGTTTATTACCCTAAATACCTCT caAAAATGGTGATCTTTGATATGCCTTGGATAATGAATG CTGCTTTCAAAATTGTGAAATCCTGGCTTGGCCCAGAAGCAGTGAGCTTGTTGAAGTTTACCAGTAAGAATGAAGTCCAAGACTACGTCAGTGTGGAGTACCTGCCCCCGCACATGGGTGGGACT GACCCTTTCAAGTACAGCTACCCACCACTAGTAGACGATGACTTCCAGACACCGCTGTGTGAAAATGGGCCCATTGCCAGTGAAGACGAAGCTTCCAGTAAAGAAGATCTAGAAAGTGATGGCAAAGAAACCTTGGAAACGATTTGCAGTGAAGAACAAACAGCTCTCCTAAAAAAG ATTAACATAACCGAACATACTTCCAAAGCAGAGGAGAATGAAAAGGTTGATTCCAAAATGAAAGCTTTCAAGAAACCATTGAGTGTGTTTAAAGGGCCCTTACTACACATCAG CCCAGCAGAAGAACTGTATTTTGGAAGTACAGAATCTGGAGAGAAGAAGACTTTAATAGTGTTGACAAATGTAACGAAAAACATCGTGGCATTTAAG GTGAGAACAACTGCCCCCGAAAAGTACAGAGTCAAGCCAAGCAACAGCAGTTGTGACCCTGGGGCTTCCGTTGATATAGTCGTGTCTCCCCACGGAG GTTTAACAGTCTCTGCCCAAGACCGTTTTCTGATAATGGCTGCAGAAATGGAACAGTCCTCTGGCACGGGCCCAGCAGAATTGACTCAGTTCTGGAAAGAAGTTCCCAGAAACAAAGTGATGGAGCATAG gTTAAGATGCCATATTGTTGAGAGCAGTAAACCAACCACCCTGACCTTGAAAGACAGTGCTTTTAACATGTCAGATAAAACCAGTGAGGATCTCTATCTACAA TTTGCCAACTCCAGCCGCGAAAGTGACGTCAGTACACCCTAA
- the MOSPD2 gene encoding motile sperm domain-containing protein 2 isoform X1 — protein sequence MKLWKMVELGPVEKVIQVDKIELRNCSEKARGMLGKPWEVRFHELQGEKSDKYDPRDVERLQQDDNWIENYLFWRHNNVDETLKMLDESFQWRKEMSVNDLTESSIPRWLLEIGGIYLHGYDKEGNKLFWIRVKYHIKDHKTTLDKKKLIAFWLERYAKRENGKPVTVMFDLSETGINNIDMDFVRFIINCFKVYYPKYLSKMVIFDMPWIMNAAFKIVKSWLGPEAVSLLKFTSKNEVQDYVSVEYLPPHMGGTDPFKYSYPPLVDDDFQTPLCENGPIASEDEASSKEDLESDGKETLETICSEEQTALLKKINITEHTSKAEENEKVDSKMKAFKKPLSVFKGPLLHISPAEELYFGSTESGEKKTLIVLTNVTKNIVAFKVRTTAPEKYRVKPSNSSCDPGASVDIVVSPHGGLTVSAQDRFLIMAAEMEQSSGTGPAELTQFWKEVPRNKVMEHRLRCHIVESSKPTTLTLKDSAFNMSDKTSEDLYLQLNRLLESNRKLEDHVQRCIWFQQLLLSLTMLSLALVISFFYLLYT from the exons AGAAATCAGATAAATATGATCCACGTGATGTTGAAAGGCTACAACAAGATGATAACTGGAttgaaaattacttattttggagGCATAATAATGTCGATGAAACACTGAAGATGCTTGATGAGAGTTTTCAGTGGAGGAAAGAAATGTCTGTCAACG ACCTCACTGAATCCTCCATTCCCAGATGGTTATTGGAAATAGGTGGTATTTATCTGCACGgttatgacaaagaaggcaacAAGTTGT TCTGGATCAGGGTGAAGTATCACATAAAAGACCATAAAACCACGTTGGACAAAAAGAAGCTTATCGCATTCTGGTTGGAACGTTATGCTAAGAGAGAAAACGGGAAACCTGTAACAGTGATGTTTGACCTGTCAGAAACTGGAATAAATAACATA GACATGGACTTTGTGCGCTTTATCATCAACTGCTTTAAGGTTTATTACCCTAAATACCTCT caAAAATGGTGATCTTTGATATGCCTTGGATAATGAATG CTGCTTTCAAAATTGTGAAATCCTGGCTTGGCCCAGAAGCAGTGAGCTTGTTGAAGTTTACCAGTAAGAATGAAGTCCAAGACTACGTCAGTGTGGAGTACCTGCCCCCGCACATGGGTGGGACT GACCCTTTCAAGTACAGCTACCCACCACTAGTAGACGATGACTTCCAGACACCGCTGTGTGAAAATGGGCCCATTGCCAGTGAAGACGAAGCTTCCAGTAAAGAAGATCTAGAAAGTGATGGCAAAGAAACCTTGGAAACGATTTGCAGTGAAGAACAAACAGCTCTCCTAAAAAAG ATTAACATAACCGAACATACTTCCAAAGCAGAGGAGAATGAAAAGGTTGATTCCAAAATGAAAGCTTTCAAGAAACCATTGAGTGTGTTTAAAGGGCCCTTACTACACATCAG CCCAGCAGAAGAACTGTATTTTGGAAGTACAGAATCTGGAGAGAAGAAGACTTTAATAGTGTTGACAAATGTAACGAAAAACATCGTGGCATTTAAG GTGAGAACAACTGCCCCCGAAAAGTACAGAGTCAAGCCAAGCAACAGCAGTTGTGACCCTGGGGCTTCCGTTGATATAGTCGTGTCTCCCCACGGAG GTTTAACAGTCTCTGCCCAAGACCGTTTTCTGATAATGGCTGCAGAAATGGAACAGTCCTCTGGCACGGGCCCAGCAGAATTGACTCAGTTCTGGAAAGAAGTTCCCAGAAACAAAGTGATGGAGCATAG gTTAAGATGCCATATTGTTGAGAGCAGTAAACCAACCACCCTGACCTTGAAAGACAGTGCTTTTAACATGTCAGATAAAACCAGTGAGGATCTCTATCTACAA cTCAATCGTTTACTAGAAAGCAATAGGAAGCTTGAAGACCACGTTCAGCGTTGTATCTGGTTCCAGCAGCTGCTGCTCTCCTTAACAATGCTGTCGCTTGCTTTGGtcatctctttcttctacttGTTGTACACTTAA
- the MOSPD2 gene encoding motile sperm domain-containing protein 2 isoform X4, translated as MLDESFQWRKEMSVNDLTESSIPRWLLEIGGIYLHGYDKEGNKLFWIRVKYHIKDHKTTLDKKKLIAFWLERYAKRENGKPVTVMFDLSETGINNIDMDFVRFIINCFKVYYPKYLSKMVIFDMPWIMNAAFKIVKSWLGPEAVSLLKFTSKNEVQDYVSVEYLPPHMGGTDPFKYSYPPLVDDDFQTPLCENGPIASEDEASSKEDLESDGKETLETICSEEQTALLKKINITEHTSKAEENEKVDSKMKAFKKPLSVFKGPLLHISPAEELYFGSTESGEKKTLIVLTNVTKNIVAFKVRTTAPEKYRVKPSNSSCDPGASVDIVVSPHGGLTVSAQDRFLIMAAEMEQSSGTGPAELTQFWKEVPRNKVMEHRLRCHIVESSKPTTLTLKDSAFNMSDKTSEDLYLQLNRLLESNRKLEDHVQRCIWFQQLLLSLTMLSLALVISFFYLLYT; from the exons ATGCTTGATGAGAGTTTTCAGTGGAGGAAAGAAATGTCTGTCAACG ACCTCACTGAATCCTCCATTCCCAGATGGTTATTGGAAATAGGTGGTATTTATCTGCACGgttatgacaaagaaggcaacAAGTTGT TCTGGATCAGGGTGAAGTATCACATAAAAGACCATAAAACCACGTTGGACAAAAAGAAGCTTATCGCATTCTGGTTGGAACGTTATGCTAAGAGAGAAAACGGGAAACCTGTAACAGTGATGTTTGACCTGTCAGAAACTGGAATAAATAACATA GACATGGACTTTGTGCGCTTTATCATCAACTGCTTTAAGGTTTATTACCCTAAATACCTCT caAAAATGGTGATCTTTGATATGCCTTGGATAATGAATG CTGCTTTCAAAATTGTGAAATCCTGGCTTGGCCCAGAAGCAGTGAGCTTGTTGAAGTTTACCAGTAAGAATGAAGTCCAAGACTACGTCAGTGTGGAGTACCTGCCCCCGCACATGGGTGGGACT GACCCTTTCAAGTACAGCTACCCACCACTAGTAGACGATGACTTCCAGACACCGCTGTGTGAAAATGGGCCCATTGCCAGTGAAGACGAAGCTTCCAGTAAAGAAGATCTAGAAAGTGATGGCAAAGAAACCTTGGAAACGATTTGCAGTGAAGAACAAACAGCTCTCCTAAAAAAG ATTAACATAACCGAACATACTTCCAAAGCAGAGGAGAATGAAAAGGTTGATTCCAAAATGAAAGCTTTCAAGAAACCATTGAGTGTGTTTAAAGGGCCCTTACTACACATCAG CCCAGCAGAAGAACTGTATTTTGGAAGTACAGAATCTGGAGAGAAGAAGACTTTAATAGTGTTGACAAATGTAACGAAAAACATCGTGGCATTTAAG GTGAGAACAACTGCCCCCGAAAAGTACAGAGTCAAGCCAAGCAACAGCAGTTGTGACCCTGGGGCTTCCGTTGATATAGTCGTGTCTCCCCACGGAG GTTTAACAGTCTCTGCCCAAGACCGTTTTCTGATAATGGCTGCAGAAATGGAACAGTCCTCTGGCACGGGCCCAGCAGAATTGACTCAGTTCTGGAAAGAAGTTCCCAGAAACAAAGTGATGGAGCATAG gTTAAGATGCCATATTGTTGAGAGCAGTAAACCAACCACCCTGACCTTGAAAGACAGTGCTTTTAACATGTCAGATAAAACCAGTGAGGATCTCTATCTACAA cTCAATCGTTTACTAGAAAGCAATAGGAAGCTTGAAGACCACGTTCAGCGTTGTATCTGGTTCCAGCAGCTGCTGCTCTCCTTAACAATGCTGTCGCTTGCTTTGGtcatctctttcttctacttGTTGTACACTTAA
- the MOSPD2 gene encoding motile sperm domain-containing protein 2 isoform X5, whose amino-acid sequence MWYVVPKKDLTESSIPRWLLEIGGIYLHGYDKEGNKLFWIRVKYHIKDHKTTLDKKKLIAFWLERYAKRENGKPVTVMFDLSETGINNIDMDFVRFIINCFKVYYPKYLSKMVIFDMPWIMNAAFKIVKSWLGPEAVSLLKFTSKNEVQDYVSVEYLPPHMGGTDPFKYSYPPLVDDDFQTPLCENGPIASEDEASSKEDLESDGKETLETICSEEQTALLKKINITEHTSKAEENEKVDSKMKAFKKPLSVFKGPLLHISPAEELYFGSTESGEKKTLIVLTNVTKNIVAFKVRTTAPEKYRVKPSNSSCDPGASVDIVVSPHGGLTVSAQDRFLIMAAEMEQSSGTGPAELTQFWKEVPRNKVMEHRLRCHIVESSKPTTLTLKDSAFNMSDKTSEDLYLQLNRLLESNRKLEDHVQRCIWFQQLLLSLTMLSLALVISFFYLLYT is encoded by the exons ATGTGGTATGTGGTACCCAAAAAAG ACCTCACTGAATCCTCCATTCCCAGATGGTTATTGGAAATAGGTGGTATTTATCTGCACGgttatgacaaagaaggcaacAAGTTGT TCTGGATCAGGGTGAAGTATCACATAAAAGACCATAAAACCACGTTGGACAAAAAGAAGCTTATCGCATTCTGGTTGGAACGTTATGCTAAGAGAGAAAACGGGAAACCTGTAACAGTGATGTTTGACCTGTCAGAAACTGGAATAAATAACATA GACATGGACTTTGTGCGCTTTATCATCAACTGCTTTAAGGTTTATTACCCTAAATACCTCT caAAAATGGTGATCTTTGATATGCCTTGGATAATGAATG CTGCTTTCAAAATTGTGAAATCCTGGCTTGGCCCAGAAGCAGTGAGCTTGTTGAAGTTTACCAGTAAGAATGAAGTCCAAGACTACGTCAGTGTGGAGTACCTGCCCCCGCACATGGGTGGGACT GACCCTTTCAAGTACAGCTACCCACCACTAGTAGACGATGACTTCCAGACACCGCTGTGTGAAAATGGGCCCATTGCCAGTGAAGACGAAGCTTCCAGTAAAGAAGATCTAGAAAGTGATGGCAAAGAAACCTTGGAAACGATTTGCAGTGAAGAACAAACAGCTCTCCTAAAAAAG ATTAACATAACCGAACATACTTCCAAAGCAGAGGAGAATGAAAAGGTTGATTCCAAAATGAAAGCTTTCAAGAAACCATTGAGTGTGTTTAAAGGGCCCTTACTACACATCAG CCCAGCAGAAGAACTGTATTTTGGAAGTACAGAATCTGGAGAGAAGAAGACTTTAATAGTGTTGACAAATGTAACGAAAAACATCGTGGCATTTAAG GTGAGAACAACTGCCCCCGAAAAGTACAGAGTCAAGCCAAGCAACAGCAGTTGTGACCCTGGGGCTTCCGTTGATATAGTCGTGTCTCCCCACGGAG GTTTAACAGTCTCTGCCCAAGACCGTTTTCTGATAATGGCTGCAGAAATGGAACAGTCCTCTGGCACGGGCCCAGCAGAATTGACTCAGTTCTGGAAAGAAGTTCCCAGAAACAAAGTGATGGAGCATAG gTTAAGATGCCATATTGTTGAGAGCAGTAAACCAACCACCCTGACCTTGAAAGACAGTGCTTTTAACATGTCAGATAAAACCAGTGAGGATCTCTATCTACAA cTCAATCGTTTACTAGAAAGCAATAGGAAGCTTGAAGACCACGTTCAGCGTTGTATCTGGTTCCAGCAGCTGCTGCTCTCCTTAACAATGCTGTCGCTTGCTTTGGtcatctctttcttctacttGTTGTACACTTAA